Proteins from one Naumovozyma castellii chromosome 3, complete genome genomic window:
- the SEN2 gene encoding tRNA splicing endonuclease subunit SEN2 (ancestral locus Anc_8.294): MSKGKSNYTSQLRYKFPLPIHPIDDLPLLILHNPVSWICYLYKYMKSHNRLQKRIHVEINGDSFPHILVEDQGQMIYLWDNGFFGTGQLSRSEPTWRSRTSIRLGINDDTLQNEQSAKSQVALEKLTERRRQQRLEFKRERDKSEKQLLELRRKGGSIEEEEALLEKEREALREYKANQLLKSVDEEEPNELRMEDENLIDENGRIIKLESLQLMPVEAIFLSYALPVIDIPIPELMERLCGGTVEYETIHKLITRYVAYHHYRSHGWCVRSGIKFGCDYILYKRGPPFQHAEFCIMVMDAEVPRDYTWYSTVARVTGGARKTFVLCYVQRLVSQDKILEAWDRKDFTTIFSSYKVAEVIYKRWVPGKNRD; encoded by the coding sequence ATGTCCAAGGGGAAATCCAATTATACTTCCCAATTACGATACAAGTTCCCTTTACCAATCCATCCAATAGATGATCTTCCGCTTCTCATCCTCCATAATCCAGTGTCATGGATATGCTATCTTtacaaatatatgaaaagTCACAATAGACTGCAAAAAAGGATCCATGTGGAAATTAACGGTGACTCGTTCCCTCATATCCTAGTTGAGGACCAGGGGCAAATGATTTATCTTTGGGATAATGGATTCTTTGGGACTGGTCAACTTTCACGTAGTGAGCCTACTTGGAGAAGTCGTACGTCAATAAGATTGGgaattaatgatgatactTTACAGAATGAACAATCAGCTAAATCACAAGTTGCTTTAGAGAAGTTGACCGAAAGAAGACGTCAACAAAGGCTGGAATTCAAGAGAGAACGTGACAAGTCTGAAAAACAGTTATTAGAACTTAGACGAAAAGGTGGTagcattgaagaagaggaagcaCTTTTAGAGAAGGAAAGAGAAGCCTTAAGAGAGTACAAGGCAAATCAATTGTTAAAGAGTGTAGATGAAGAGGAACCTAACGAGCTTCGAATGGAAGATGAGAATCTAATCGACGAGAATGGGAGGATTATCAAGCTGGAATCTCTTCAATTAATGCCAGTTGAGGCAATATTCCTTTCCTATGCCTTACCAGTGATAGATATACCTATACCTGAATTAATGGAACGTCTATGTGGAGGCACAGTGGAATATGAAACCATCCATAAACTTATAACGCGATATGTTGCCTATCATCACTATCGGTCTCACGGATGGTGTGTTAGATCTGGTATAAAATTTGGTTGTGATTATATTCTTTACAAACGAGGCCCACCTTTCCAACATGCTGAGTTCTGTATAATGGTTATGGATGCGGAAGTACCGAGGGATTATACCTGGTACTCCACGGTAGCTCGTGTTACTGGTGGGGCAAGAAAGACTTTTGTACTTTGTTATGTGCAGAGGTTAGTCTCTCAagataaaatattggaagCCTGGGACAGGAAAGATTTTACTACCATATTTTCCAGTTATAAAGTGGCAGAAGTTATATATAAGAGATGGGTTCCAGGTAAAAATAGAGATTAA
- the LCL2 gene encoding Lcl2p (ancestral locus Anc_8.293), which translates to MKLISFSSILFFLLSITRVSAFFQHQQQQQQQQQQRNIPFEEKVLDNACDKYLCPDTLECVRSVQDCPCPFPKSQLKCKLSSDRYVCISKPATHDQKLNEIYDDPVKGPKASVKGMRDCGWVSDAYNI; encoded by the coding sequence ATGAAACTAATCTCGTTCTCGAGcatattattctttttgcTGAGCATTACACGCGTATCAGCATTTTTCCaacaccaacaacaacagcaacagcagcagcaacaacgAAACATAccttttgaagaaaaagtaTTAGACAATGCATGcgataaatatttatgtCCTGACACACTAGAGTGTGTAAGGTCGGTACAAGATTGTCCTTGCCCTTTTCCTAAATCACAATTAAAATGTAAACTCTCAAGCGATCGCTATGTTTGTATCTCAAAGCCAGCTACGCATGATCAAAAATTAAACGAAATATATGATGACCCAGTTAAGGGACCTAAAGCATCTGTAAAAGGAATGAGAGATTGTGGATGGGTGTCTGATGCATATAACATTTAA